From Staphylococcus sp. IVB6214:
TAAACATCGTAATGATGTATAAGGGTTTCCAACGACGTGAGATACTATTCATACTGTAAGATACGAATGGGTATCAACACGGTTGTACAGGTCATCAATAGGAATGAAAATGCTTAAACTGTACCGAATCAGACTTTGGTACAGTTTTTTTAATGTTTATTTAACGAGCTAAATGAGTGTGGTAGAATGATAGATGAATGTTTACTTGTAAGATGATATATTTAAGAGACACTAAACGCTCGGAGGAACACGCATGTTTAAGAAATTTAGAAAGAATGACAACAATCAACCGCAGTGTGATACATTAGATTTACAACATATACCAGAGCATATTGCGATTATTATGGATGGCAATGGACGTTGGGCGAAACAGCGAAAAATGCCAAGAATAAAAGGTCATTTTCAAGGTATGGAAACGATCAAAACAATCACGAGAGAAGCGAGTACATTAGGTGTAAAATATTTGACGCTTTATGCATTCTCAACAGAAAATTGGTCGCGTCCACAAGAAGAAATCAATTATATTATGGGACTTCCTGTAAACTTTTTAAATACATTTTTACCAGAACTCATTGAGAAAAATGTCAAAGTAGAAACAATTGGTTTTGTGGATGAGTTGCCGACGAAAACAATACAAGCCATTGAAGAAGCGAAGTTGAAAACAGCAGATAATACGGGTCTGACGCTCATTTTTGCAATTAACTATGGCGGACGTGCAGAGATTATGCACGGCATTCAAAATGCAATCAATCATTTTAAACATGCCTCAGAGAGTGAGATTGCACAGTTGACTGAAAAAGATTTTTCACGCTTTTTGATGACAGCTGACTTTCCAGATCCTGACTTGCTTATTCGTACATCGGGTGAACAACGTATTAGTAACTTTTTGATTTGGCAACTTTCTTACAGTGAATTTATTTTTAATGAAAAGATGTGGCCAGAATTTGACGCAGAAGATTTACAAGCGTGTATAAAAACATATCAATCGCGCCAAAGACGATTTGGAGGATTGTAGATAGGAGCATTGAGATGAAGGTTAGAACGATTACAACAATAATTGCACTTATTGTGTTTTTGCCTATTTTGTTACTAGGTGGTAGAGCGTTAATGTATTTTACGTTCGCACTCTCATTAATTGCCTTGAAAGAATTGTTAAATATGAATCGAATTCGCTTTTTATCAATTCCAGGATTGATTAGTGCGGTAGGGCTAAGTATTATTATGCTGCCTGAAGAATTTGGCACATGGGTTCCGGTACTACAACAAAAAGGGCTCATTATTTTAAGTTTTGTTATTTTAAGTTATACGGTCATGTCTAAAAACCGATTCAGCTTCATAGACTCTGCATTTTGTTTGATGTCTGTTGCATACGTAGGTATCGGGTTTATGTATTTTTACGAAACACGTGAGGCAGGATTGCATTTCATTTTATTCGGTCTTTTAATTGTCTGGTTGACGGATACAGGTGCATACATATTTGGTCGTTCTTTTGGTAAACACAAGTTATGGCCAGTCATCAGTCCGAATAAAACAGTGGAAGGCTTTATTGGGGGGCTCTTATGTAGTCTACTCGTACCATTAACTTTTATGTTCTTTGTACCCTTTAACTTGCACATGGTATGGATCCTTGTTTTAACAGTTATTTTAAGTGCTTTCGGACAACTTGGAGACCTTGTGGAATCCGGTTTTAAACGTCACTTCGGTGTCAAAGATTCGGGTCGTTTATTGCCAGGACACGGTGGAATTCTAGACCGATTTGACAGTTTTATGTTCGTATTGCCGTTAATGAACATTCTTTTAATTCAAATGTAAAGTGAAGTGAAATCAATGAAAAATATTGCAATTCTCGGTGCATCTGGATCAATAGGTCAACAAGCGATTGATGTCATTGAACGCCATCCAGAACACTTTAACTTAGTTGGGCTAACAGTTGGCAGACGTGTTGACGACGCTGTTGCAATTGCGACACGTCTCAAACCTCGCATTGTATCTGTCCAATATGAGAAAGATGTAGAGCGTTTTTCACATTTAGATGTACAGGTAGTTTATGGCGATGAAGGCTTAAAAAAAGTAGCAACTGCTTCACACAATGATCTTGTGTTGAATGCGCTAGTCGGTAGTGTGGGTCTGCCACCAACGATAGCTGCAATTGAACACGGTATTGACATTGCACTTGCAAACAAAGAAACACTTGTTGTTGCGGGAGAGCTTGTAATGGCACATGCCAAAAAGCATGGTGTGAATATCTTACCTGTTGATTCTGAACATGCTGCGATTTTTCAATGTTTGAACGGTGAAGATCAACGCCAAGTTAAAAAAATAACAATCACAGCGAGTGGCGGATCCTTTAGAGACCTTACACGTGATCAACTCGAGAATGTGACAGTTGAAGATGCATTGAATCACCCGAATTGGTCAATGGGTCAGAAGATTACGATTGATTCTGCTACGATGATGAATAAAGGGTTTGAAGTGATTGAAGCGAAATGGTTATTCGACTTAGAAATCGATCAAATTGAAACGATTTTGCATAAAGAAAGCATCATCCATTCGATGGTTGAATTTGTCGATACAAGTGTGATGGCGCAATTGGGTACACCAGATATGCGCATGCCGATTCAATACGCATTTACATATCCTAACCGTATTGAACACGATGCACCTGCACTAAACTTAGCAGAAGTGGCACAATTAAATTTCAAAAAAATGGACTTAGAACGCTATAAATGTTTAAAATACGCATATGATGCATTGAAAATAGGCGGTACAATGCCAGTCGTGTTGAATGCGGTCAATGAAGTGGCTGTTGCGAAGTTCTTAAATAGCGAAATAGGCTTTCTAGACATTGAACGCCTCATAGAAAAAGAAATGAACGCACACCAAGTGATTCAACAGCCGACACTTGAACAAATATTAGCAGTGGATCATCACTATAAAACTAAGGAATATGAGGTGTAGCAACCTGTGTTAATAACCATTATTGCATTTATTATTGTTTTCGGTTTGCTTGTAACAGTGCATGAATATGGACATATGTTCTTTGCAAAACGTGCAGGCATTATGTGTCCAGAATTCGCCATCGGTATGGGGCCGAAAATACTATCTTTTCGTAAAAATGAAACATTGTACACAATCCGTCTATTACCTGTCGGTGGGTACGTCCGCATGGCAGGAGATGGATTAGAAGATGCACCTGTTCAACCAGGTATGCATATTCGCATTAAGTTGAATGATCAAGATGAGATTACACATGTGATTCTTGACGATCAACATAAGTTTCAACAAATTGAAGCACTTGAAGTGAAAAAAGTCGATTTGGAAGATGATATGTACATTGAAGGCATTGCAGCCTATGATGAGACACGTCACCGCTATACAATTGCTGAAAAAGCTTTCTATGTCGAGCATGGGAGCTTGATTCAAATCGCACCCCGTGACCGTCAATTTACACATAAAAAACCATTACAAAAGTTTTTGACATTGTTTGCAGGTCCATTGTTTAACTTTATATTAGCATTTGTGTTACTACTTGGTTTAGCCTACTACCAAGGCACACCAACGACAACAATTGACCAAGTTGCGAAAGGGATGGCCGCAGAACAAATCGGTCTAAAAAAAGGTGATACAATCACTGAAATAGGCGACAAAAAAATCAACCGTTTTCGTGATGTGCAGTCTGCATTAAAAGCAACAGATGGACAAGAAACAGAAGTAAAAGTGACACGTAATGGAAAAGTGATCACAAAAACGTTTAAACCAGAAAAATATGAGGTAGCAGTATCAAAGAATAAAAAACATACAGAATTTAAGCTAGGGATATTGCCTAAAAAAGAGCATTCTTTAATCAATCCAATTATTTATGCAGGAGAAGAAACTTTACGATATGGAAAGTTAATCTTCGTTGCAGTCGTCAGCATGATTGGCAGCATTTTTACAGGTGATTTTAGCTTTGATATGCTCAATGGCCCAGTGGGTATCTATAAAAATGTCGACACAGTCGTAAAAACAGGAATCATTAACTTAATTGGTTGGACAGCTGCATTAAGTGTCAACTTGGGGATTATGAACTTATTGCCAATTCCAGCGTTAGACGGTGGTCGTATTTTATTCGTTTTATACGAAGCAATTTTTAGAAAGCCAGCAAATAAAAAAGCAGAAACAGTTATTATTGCAGCGGGTGCTGTATTCGTGATGATTATTATGGTTTTAGTAACATGGAATGACATACAAAGATATTTCTTATAATACACAATCAAGGAGGCACATAATCGATGAAGCAATCGAAAGTCTTTATACCGACACTACGTGAAGTTCCTGCAGAGGCAGAGGCAATTAGCCATCAACTTCTGTTGAAAGCAGGTATGATCAAACAAAATACAGCAGGTGTATATAGCTATTTACCCCTTGCTACAAAAGCAATTCATAAAATTTCAGACATCATTCGTGAAGAAATGGAGCGCATTGATGCAGTCGAAGTCGTTATGCCAGTATTACAACATGCAGAATTATGGCAAGAATCTGGGCGTTGGGAAGCGTATGGAGCAGAGTTAATGCGTCTACGTGATCGCAACCAACGTGAATTTGCATTAGGACCTACACATGAAGAAGTAATCACTTCTTTGGTTCGTGATGAATTACGTTCATATAAGCAATTGCCACTCACGTTATTCCAAATTCAAACGAAGTTCCGTGATGAAAAACGTCCACGCTTTGGATTATTACGTGGTCGTGAATTCATTATGAAGGATGCGTATTCTTTCCATACAGATGAAGCATCGTTAATGAAGACGTATCAAGATATGTATGATGCATATAAGCGTATTTTCAAACGTGTTGGTTTAAATGTGCGTCCAGTAGTTGCGGATTCTGGAGCAATCGGCGGTAACTATACACATGAATTCCATGCATTAAGTGCAATTGGTGAAGATACAATTGTTTATAGTGAAAATAGTGATTACGCTGCTAATATTGAAAAAGCAGAAGTGGTATATACACCTTCTTCTGAAGACAAGGAAGCACCAAAATCACTAGAAAAAGTTGCAACACCAAATATTAAGACTGTAAAAGAACTTGCGGCGTTGTTGGAATTACCATTAGAACAAACAACAAAATCAATGGTATTTAAAGTTGATGGTGATTTTGTGATGATTCTTATTAGAGGACATCATGAAATCAACGATGTGAAGTTAAAAGATTACTTCAACACAGATAATATTGAAATGGCAACAGAAGATGAAATTCGTAACTTATTAGGTGCTACACCAGGGTCATTAGGTCCCGTCACAGATCGTGACATTAAAGTATACGCTGATCATTCAGTCCAAGACTTAGTCAATATTCCAGTCGGTGCGAATGAAGACGGTTATCACTTTGTAAATGCAGTAATTGATCGTGACTTCACCGTAGACGGTTTTGGTGATTTCCGTTTCATCTTAGAAGGCGAACCACTTGCAGACGGTTCAGGACCAGCCAAGTTCGCAGAAGGTATTGAAGTCGGACAAGTATTCGTACTGGGTGAAAAATATTCTGAGGCTATGAATGCAACAGTATTGAATAATCAAGGTCGTGAGCAAAACTTAACAATGGGCTGTTATGGTATCGGTGTGTCAAGAACATTGAGTGCAGTTATCGAACAACATCATGACGACAATGGCATTATCTGGCCGAAGTCAGTGACACCATATGATTTACATTTGATTACAGTGAATCCGAAAAAAGAAGCTCAAAGCGAATTGTCAGATAAACTTTATGCTACACTTCAAGAAAAATATGATGTGTTATATGATGATCGTCAAGAACGTGCAGGTGTTAAATTCAATGATGCCGACTTAATCGGTTTGCCTATTCGTGTTGTAGTAGGTAAAAACGCTGAAGAGGGGATTGTTGAAGTAAAACGTCGTGACACAGGTGATAGTGAAGAAGTTACTGTTGATGCACTTGTTGACTACATCGCAGACCTTTATGAGCAATTGTAAGCTTTCAAAGATTTGAGTTTGTTATAATAGAATATAATTGTTACGTAAGATGTCATGGATAAGTTTGGTGTAATCTCTCACACCATGCTTAAACATCTTGAACGAAAGCATCCTAATTGGGGTGGGTCACGAACTCTTGTTCATATGAAGATTTCTGTCCCACTCCTATTCATATTTTTATACATATAGTAGCTTTATCTATTCGATCAATAAGGTGGATTGAAATATGGACATACAGAACCAAGAAAAATTTAGAATTCTGCTCAAACAACTGAATATGCTTGATCATTTTGATGAAGAGATGGTTGCTGAAAGTGCGTTAACACGAGTGGATGTTTCTGAAAAAACACGTAAATGGACATTTCATATCACGTTACCTTACGTGATGCGTTATGAAGACTATGCTGTATTTACACATGCGATGAAGGAAACCTTTAAAGATATTGTAGAAGTAAACTGGCAAATTCGTGTACAGTCTTCAGCAAATCAAGATGAACACTTGTTAAAATACTTTGGTGATTGTATTGATCAAACAGCATTATCACCAAAAGTAAAAGGACAATTGCGTCAGAAGCGTATCATTATTTCAGGGAATATCGTTAAAGTACTCGTCCAAAATGATATTGAACGTAATCATTTTGATAAAGTATGTAACGGTAGCCTTGTAAAAGCACTCAAACAGTGTGGTTTTGATGTTTATAAGGTAGTTTTTGAAACAGATACGTCAGGCCAAGATGATGATCTTGCATCATTAGAAGCGCATATTCAACAAGAAGATGAGAAAAGTGCACGTGAAGCAACTGAAAAAATTGAAAAAATGAAAGAGCAACGTGTGAAACAAGAAGAAAATGGTGTTTCGATTGATAAATGCCAGATTGGAAAACCGATTCAAGTCGAAAATATCCGACCTATTTCCGATATTATTGAAGAAGAGTTCAAAGTGGCGATTGAAGGGGTTATCTTTGATATTAATTTGAAAGAATTGAAGAGTGGCCGACATATTGTCGAATTGAAAGTGACAGACTATACGGACTCACTCGTATTAAAAATGTTTACACGTAAAAACAAAGATGACTTAGAACATTTCAAAGCATTATCAGAAGGGAAATGGGTACGTGCACAAGGGCGTATCGAAGAAGATATGTATATTCGTGACCTTGTCATGATGATGTCAGATATTGAAGAAGTGAAACATAGCGAAAAACAAGATAAAGCTGAAGAGAAGCGTGTTGAGTTTCATCTACACACTGCGATGAGCCAGATGGATGGTGTAACAAATATTGGTGATTATGTGGCGCAAGCTGCAAAATGGGGACACGATGCGATTGCAGTGACCGATCATAATGTTGTGCAAGCATATCCTGATGCTTATGCTGCTGCGAAGAAACATGGTATTAAGATGATTTATGGTATGGAAGGCATGCTTGTTGATGATGGTGTGCCGATTGCATACAAACCAACGGATATTCCGCTTCAATCAGCAACTTATGTCGTATTTGACGTTGAGACCACAGGGCTTTCTAATCAATATGACAAAATTATTGAACTTGCTGCTGTAAAAGTGAAAGACGGCGAAATCATTGATAAGTTTGAGCGTTTCAGCAATCCGCATGAAAAGTTATCAGAGACGATTAAAAACTTAACGCACATTAATGATGACATGTTGAAAGATGCGCCTGAAATTGAAGAAGTGCTCACAGAATTCAAAGAATGGGTGGGTGATGCGATATTTGTTGCACACAACGCATCATTCGATATGGGCTTCATCGATACAGGCTATGAACGCCTTGGCTTTGGTCCATCGACGAACGGTGTGATCGATACATTGGAACTTTCAAGAACGATTAATACGAGTTACGGGAAACACGGCTTGAACTTCTTAGCCAAAAAATATGGCGTGGAACTAACACAACATCATAGAGCGATTTACGATACAGAAGCGACGGCGTATATTTTCGTAAAAATGTTAGCACAGCTAAAAGAATTAGAAGTTCATAATCATCAAGATATCAATCAAAAGTTATCAAATGAAGATGCATACAAACGAGCACGTCCACAACATGTGACGCTTATTGTACAAAACCAAACCGGCTTGAAAAACTTATTCAAGATTGTCAGCCAATCACTAGTAAAATATTTCTATCGAACACCACGTATTCCACGTTCGGTGTTAGATGAGCATCGTGAAGGCATTCTAGTTGGTACAGCATGTGACGAAGGTGAAGTATTCACAGCAGTGATGCAACGTGATCAAGCAGAAGTCGAAAAAATTGCGAAGTATTATGACTATATTGAAATACAACCACCTGCCTTGTATCAAGACTTATTAGACAGAGAGCTTATTCGAGATCATGAAACATTGGTAGAAATTTATGAGCGTATTCTGGCGGTAGGTGAAACGAATCAAATTCCAGTCATTGCAACTGGGAATGTGCATTACTTACATGAACATGATGGGATTGCTCGTAAAATTTTGATTGCGTCACAACCGGGGAATCCGTTAAATCGTTCGACATTACCAGAAGCACACTTCCGTACCACAGATGAAATGTTAGCAGATTTCCATTTCTTAGGGGAAGAACGTGCTAAGGAATTAGTTGTGACAAATACACGTGCACTTGCGGATCGTATTGAAGAAGTCGTACCGATTAAAGATAAGTTATATACACCAAATATGGATGGTGCGAATGAAGAGATCCGTGAGATGAGCTATCGCAATGCAAAAGCGCTTTACGGTGAAGATTTGCCACAGATCGTTATCGACCGCTTGGAGAAAGAGTTAGACAGTATTATCGGGAATGGTTTTGCGGTTATTTATTTGATTTCACAACGATTGGTTAAAAAGTCATTAGAAGATGGCTATTTAGTAGGATCACGGGGATCGGTTGGTTCAAGTTTTGTTGCCACGATGACGGAAATTACCGAAGTGAATCCATTACCGCCGCATTATATTTGTCCGAAGTGTAAGAAAAGTGAATTCTTTAATGATGGTTCGGTTGGTTCAGGGTTTGACCTTCCTGATAAAACGTGTGAATGCGGGACACCTCTTATTAAAGAAGGACAAGACATCCCATTCGAAACGTTCTTAGGCTTTAAAGGGGATAAAGTACCGGATATCGACTTGAACTTCAGTGGTGAATATCAACCACATGCACATAACTATACGAAAGTACTTTTTGGTGAAGATTATGTGTTCCGTGCAGGGACAATTGGTACAGTTGCCGAAAAAACAGCATTTGGTTTTGTAAAAGGTTATTTAAATGATCAAGGTATGCATAAGCGTGGTGCAGAGGTTGATCGCTTAGTGAAAGGGTGTACCGGCGTAAAACGTACAACCGGACAGCATCCAGGGGGAATTATCGTTGTGCCAGATTATATGGATATTTACGATTTTACACCGATACAATATCCAGCCGATGCACAAAACTCAGCATGGATGACGACGCACTTTGACTTCCATTCGATTCATGATAACGTATTGAAACTCGACATACTCGGGCACGATGATCCGACTATGATTCGTATGTTACAAGACTTATCAGGTATTGATCCTAAAACGATTCCAGTTGATGATAAAGAAACGATGGGTATTTTCAGTTCGCCAGAAACACTGGGTGTAACTGAAGAAGAAATCCTCGCTAAGACAGGTACGTTTGGTGTTCCTGAATTTGGTACAGGATTCGTTCGTCAAATGTTAGAAGATACGAAACCAACAACTTTTTCAGAACTGGTTCAAATTTCAGGATTATCACATGGTACAGACGTATGGCTCGGTAACGCTCAAGATCTTGTACGAAGCGGTACATGTACGCTGTCTAGTTGTATCGGTTGTCGTGACGACATTATGGTATTTCTAATGTATGCAGGACTTGAACCGGCACTTGCCT
This genomic window contains:
- a CDS encoding isoprenyl transferase, encoding MFKKFRKNDNNQPQCDTLDLQHIPEHIAIIMDGNGRWAKQRKMPRIKGHFQGMETIKTITREASTLGVKYLTLYAFSTENWSRPQEEINYIMGLPVNFLNTFLPELIEKNVKVETIGFVDELPTKTIQAIEEAKLKTADNTGLTLIFAINYGGRAEIMHGIQNAINHFKHASESEIAQLTEKDFSRFLMTADFPDPDLLIRTSGEQRISNFLIWQLSYSEFIFNEKMWPEFDAEDLQACIKTYQSRQRRFGGL
- a CDS encoding phosphatidate cytidylyltransferase, coding for MKVRTITTIIALIVFLPILLLGGRALMYFTFALSLIALKELLNMNRIRFLSIPGLISAVGLSIIMLPEEFGTWVPVLQQKGLIILSFVILSYTVMSKNRFSFIDSAFCLMSVAYVGIGFMYFYETREAGLHFILFGLLIVWLTDTGAYIFGRSFGKHKLWPVISPNKTVEGFIGGLLCSLLVPLTFMFFVPFNLHMVWILVLTVILSAFGQLGDLVESGFKRHFGVKDSGRLLPGHGGILDRFDSFMFVLPLMNILLIQM
- a CDS encoding 1-deoxy-D-xylulose-5-phosphate reductoisomerase, producing the protein MKNIAILGASGSIGQQAIDVIERHPEHFNLVGLTVGRRVDDAVAIATRLKPRIVSVQYEKDVERFSHLDVQVVYGDEGLKKVATASHNDLVLNALVGSVGLPPTIAAIEHGIDIALANKETLVVAGELVMAHAKKHGVNILPVDSEHAAIFQCLNGEDQRQVKKITITASGGSFRDLTRDQLENVTVEDALNHPNWSMGQKITIDSATMMNKGFEVIEAKWLFDLEIDQIETILHKESIIHSMVEFVDTSVMAQLGTPDMRMPIQYAFTYPNRIEHDAPALNLAEVAQLNFKKMDLERYKCLKYAYDALKIGGTMPVVLNAVNEVAVAKFLNSEIGFLDIERLIEKEMNAHQVIQQPTLEQILAVDHHYKTKEYEV
- the rseP gene encoding RIP metalloprotease RseP — its product is MLITIIAFIIVFGLLVTVHEYGHMFFAKRAGIMCPEFAIGMGPKILSFRKNETLYTIRLLPVGGYVRMAGDGLEDAPVQPGMHIRIKLNDQDEITHVILDDQHKFQQIEALEVKKVDLEDDMYIEGIAAYDETRHRYTIAEKAFYVEHGSLIQIAPRDRQFTHKKPLQKFLTLFAGPLFNFILAFVLLLGLAYYQGTPTTTIDQVAKGMAAEQIGLKKGDTITEIGDKKINRFRDVQSALKATDGQETEVKVTRNGKVITKTFKPEKYEVAVSKNKKHTEFKLGILPKKEHSLINPIIYAGEETLRYGKLIFVAVVSMIGSIFTGDFSFDMLNGPVGIYKNVDTVVKTGIINLIGWTAALSVNLGIMNLLPIPALDGGRILFVLYEAIFRKPANKKAETVIIAAGAVFVMIIMVLVTWNDIQRYFL
- a CDS encoding proline--tRNA ligase, encoding MKQSKVFIPTLREVPAEAEAISHQLLLKAGMIKQNTAGVYSYLPLATKAIHKISDIIREEMERIDAVEVVMPVLQHAELWQESGRWEAYGAELMRLRDRNQREFALGPTHEEVITSLVRDELRSYKQLPLTLFQIQTKFRDEKRPRFGLLRGREFIMKDAYSFHTDEASLMKTYQDMYDAYKRIFKRVGLNVRPVVADSGAIGGNYTHEFHALSAIGEDTIVYSENSDYAANIEKAEVVYTPSSEDKEAPKSLEKVATPNIKTVKELAALLELPLEQTTKSMVFKVDGDFVMILIRGHHEINDVKLKDYFNTDNIEMATEDEIRNLLGATPGSLGPVTDRDIKVYADHSVQDLVNIPVGANEDGYHFVNAVIDRDFTVDGFGDFRFILEGEPLADGSGPAKFAEGIEVGQVFVLGEKYSEAMNATVLNNQGREQNLTMGCYGIGVSRTLSAVIEQHHDDNGIIWPKSVTPYDLHLITVNPKKEAQSELSDKLYATLQEKYDVLYDDRQERAGVKFNDADLIGLPIRVVVGKNAEEGIVEVKRRDTGDSEEVTVDALVDYIADLYEQL
- a CDS encoding PolC-type DNA polymerase III produces the protein MDIQNQEKFRILLKQLNMLDHFDEEMVAESALTRVDVSEKTRKWTFHITLPYVMRYEDYAVFTHAMKETFKDIVEVNWQIRVQSSANQDEHLLKYFGDCIDQTALSPKVKGQLRQKRIIISGNIVKVLVQNDIERNHFDKVCNGSLVKALKQCGFDVYKVVFETDTSGQDDDLASLEAHIQQEDEKSAREATEKIEKMKEQRVKQEENGVSIDKCQIGKPIQVENIRPISDIIEEEFKVAIEGVIFDINLKELKSGRHIVELKVTDYTDSLVLKMFTRKNKDDLEHFKALSEGKWVRAQGRIEEDMYIRDLVMMMSDIEEVKHSEKQDKAEEKRVEFHLHTAMSQMDGVTNIGDYVAQAAKWGHDAIAVTDHNVVQAYPDAYAAAKKHGIKMIYGMEGMLVDDGVPIAYKPTDIPLQSATYVVFDVETTGLSNQYDKIIELAAVKVKDGEIIDKFERFSNPHEKLSETIKNLTHINDDMLKDAPEIEEVLTEFKEWVGDAIFVAHNASFDMGFIDTGYERLGFGPSTNGVIDTLELSRTINTSYGKHGLNFLAKKYGVELTQHHRAIYDTEATAYIFVKMLAQLKELEVHNHQDINQKLSNEDAYKRARPQHVTLIVQNQTGLKNLFKIVSQSLVKYFYRTPRIPRSVLDEHREGILVGTACDEGEVFTAVMQRDQAEVEKIAKYYDYIEIQPPALYQDLLDRELIRDHETLVEIYERILAVGETNQIPVIATGNVHYLHEHDGIARKILIASQPGNPLNRSTLPEAHFRTTDEMLADFHFLGEERAKELVVTNTRALADRIEEVVPIKDKLYTPNMDGANEEIREMSYRNAKALYGEDLPQIVIDRLEKELDSIIGNGFAVIYLISQRLVKKSLEDGYLVGSRGSVGSSFVATMTEITEVNPLPPHYICPKCKKSEFFNDGSVGSGFDLPDKTCECGTPLIKEGQDIPFETFLGFKGDKVPDIDLNFSGEYQPHAHNYTKVLFGEDYVFRAGTIGTVAEKTAFGFVKGYLNDQGMHKRGAEVDRLVKGCTGVKRTTGQHPGGIIVVPDYMDIYDFTPIQYPADAQNSAWMTTHFDFHSIHDNVLKLDILGHDDPTMIRMLQDLSGIDPKTIPVDDKETMGIFSSPETLGVTEEEILAKTGTFGVPEFGTGFVRQMLEDTKPTTFSELVQISGLSHGTDVWLGNAQDLVRSGTCTLSSCIGCRDDIMVFLMYAGLEPALAFKIMESVRKGKGLTDEFEQAMRDNDVPEWYLDSCKKIKYMFPKAHAAAYVLMAVRIAYFKVHHPLYYYASYFTVRASDFDLLTMIKDKDSIRNTVKDMYSRYMDLGKKEKDILIVLEIMNEMAHRGYKMQPVNLEKSQAFEFIIEGDTLIPPFIAVPGLGENVAKRIVEAREEGPFLSKEDLNKKAGVSAKIIEYLDELGSLPNMPDKAQLSIFDM